A single Paenibacillus kribbensis DNA region contains:
- the cydS gene encoding cytochrome bd oxidase small subunit CydS: MAAFEHFTIMYESPIIIVVAIVFLFIYSARFKNPQD, encoded by the coding sequence GTGGCTGCTTTCGAGCATTTTACGATTATGTACGAGTCGCCTATCATTATTGTCGTGGCGATTGTGTTTTTGTTTATATATTCGGCACGCTTTAAAAATCCGCAGGACTAA
- a CDS encoding cytochrome ubiquinol oxidase subunit I → MSSLDSVLLSRMLTGITLFVHIVFASIGVGVPLMIALAEWRGLRTGDPHYTLLARRWARGFVITVAVGVVTGTAIGLQLSLLWPTFMRVAGQAIALPLFLETFAFFIEAIFLGIYLYTWDRFKSKYFHLMLLIPVAIASSASAVFITTVNSFMNQPQGFTLKNGVMTDIHPIQAMLNPATPTKVSHVLASSYTLSAGVLMGLAAYSMLRGRNHPYFKKALKLTATCTIVFAISTVMIGDASGKFLAKYQPEKLAAAEWHFDTMTHAPFVYGGYMDENGDIKYALKVPYALSVLAGNLPSTEVKGLNDYPVDERPPLSIHYMFDLKITTGVLILVIPLLYLIRGRLPGRKPYPRWLLLALILVGPLAMIAIELGWMFAEVGRQPWILRGYMKVSEAATTSTSVGWMLVMFVILYLVLCFSAIKVLSKLFRNKDAVEEMKQLGMEGAESK, encoded by the coding sequence TTGTCTTCACTGGACTCTGTATTGCTAAGCCGGATGCTGACCGGAATTACCCTGTTTGTTCATATTGTATTTGCATCCATCGGCGTTGGCGTACCCTTAATGATTGCACTTGCAGAATGGCGCGGGCTGCGAACCGGTGATCCGCATTATACTTTGTTGGCCCGACGGTGGGCGCGGGGGTTTGTCATCACTGTTGCCGTGGGTGTCGTTACAGGCACCGCGATTGGTCTGCAGCTCAGCCTGCTCTGGCCTACCTTTATGCGGGTGGCTGGACAAGCGATTGCGTTGCCTTTATTTTTGGAGACGTTTGCTTTCTTTATCGAAGCTATATTTTTGGGTATCTACCTGTATACCTGGGATCGGTTTAAAAGCAAATATTTTCACCTGATGCTGCTGATCCCGGTAGCGATTGCCTCATCGGCATCAGCGGTTTTTATTACGACTGTGAACTCGTTCATGAACCAGCCTCAAGGCTTTACACTCAAAAATGGAGTCATGACAGATATTCATCCCATTCAGGCCATGCTAAATCCGGCCACGCCGACCAAGGTTTCACATGTACTGGCTTCGTCATATACATTAAGCGCCGGGGTGCTGATGGGACTGGCTGCTTACAGCATGCTGCGGGGGCGTAATCACCCGTATTTCAAAAAAGCGCTGAAGCTGACGGCTACCTGCACCATTGTGTTTGCCATTAGTACAGTAATGATCGGAGACGCGTCTGGTAAATTTTTAGCCAAATATCAGCCGGAGAAGCTGGCTGCCGCTGAATGGCATTTTGATACGATGACGCACGCTCCCTTTGTATATGGCGGCTACATGGATGAAAACGGTGATATCAAGTATGCCCTGAAAGTGCCTTATGCGCTGAGTGTGTTGGCCGGGAATTTGCCCAGTACGGAGGTCAAGGGATTAAATGATTATCCCGTAGATGAGCGTCCGCCGCTGTCTATCCACTATATGTTTGACCTTAAAATCACCACCGGAGTGCTGATTTTGGTCATCCCGCTGCTATATCTGATCCGGGGGCGTTTGCCAGGTCGCAAACCATACCCCAGATGGCTGCTGCTGGCGCTTATTTTGGTCGGACCACTGGCTATGATCGCCATTGAACTGGGTTGGATGTTCGCGGAGGTCGGCAGGCAGCCGTGGATTTTACGCGGATACATGAAGGTATCCGAGGCAGCAACCACCTCTACCAGTGTCGGATGGATGCTGGTGATGTTTGTTATTTTGTATCTGGTGTTGTGCTTCTCGGCCATTAAGGTACTCAGCAAGCTATTCCGTAATAAGGATGCGGTAGAAGAGATGAAGCAGTTGGGCATGGAAGGGGCTGAAAGCAAGTGA
- a CDS encoding MarR family winged helix-turn-helix transcriptional regulator: protein MPPKQHQRDAVQHPLPRLGPEPYLELMDQTALAETDRQLARIGLFLLWTGDNVLDAIDLDLSAYGLTESKLDLLLLLTLHQSQDQMSPSMIADRLGIRRASVTSILDWTEQRGWIIREHTPTDRRKIHVRITDEGSLLVQQVLPVFWSSCASLASILEPEEQVVFSRIIEKLHHHMERRLGVGR from the coding sequence ATGCCGCCAAAACAACATCAGCGGGACGCCGTTCAGCACCCCCTTCCCCGCCTTGGGCCAGAGCCTTATCTGGAGTTAATGGATCAAACAGCTCTTGCCGAAACGGACCGGCAGCTTGCCCGCATCGGTCTGTTTTTGCTATGGACGGGTGATAACGTGCTTGATGCGATTGATCTGGATTTGTCTGCTTACGGTCTGACAGAGAGCAAGCTGGATTTGCTTTTACTATTAACCCTGCATCAATCACAAGATCAGATGAGCCCCTCGATGATTGCCGACCGTCTCGGAATTCGACGCGCATCCGTGACATCAATCCTGGACTGGACAGAGCAAAGAGGATGGATTATCAGGGAACATACTCCCACAGATCGACGCAAGATTCATGTACGTATTACAGACGAAGGCTCCCTTCTTGTACAGCAGGTACTCCCTGTATTTTGGTCCTCCTGTGCTTCTCTGGCGAGCATTTTGGAGCCTGAGGAGCAGGTTGTTTTTTCGCGGATTATAGAGAAGCTCCACCATCATATGGAGCGCAGATTGGGGGTGGGTAGATAA
- a CDS encoding FeoA family protein, whose translation MPEHISLLRIPMGQTVRLQSLASLHPSLRRRLTDMGIDEGSIIRLKKISLLGGPIVIECNGQLIGLRQNQVKQLEVVPTWT comes from the coding sequence ATGCCAGAACATATCTCTCTCCTTCGTATACCAATGGGCCAGACTGTGCGTTTGCAATCCCTTGCCTCTCTCCATCCCTCATTGCGCCGCCGTCTAACGGACATGGGCATTGACGAAGGTTCTATTATACGATTAAAAAAAATCAGTTTGTTGGGCGGTCCTATTGTCATTGAATGCAACGGTCAATTGATCGGCCTCCGTCAAAATCAAGTGAAGCAATTGGAGGTCGTCCCAACATGGACATGA
- a CDS encoding virulence factor, whose product MKITSIEPTPSPNTMMLHLDERLEAGIRRTYTRDNERSAPPFIRRMLAIEGVKSVFHTTDFVALDRKGNADWSTILGQVRDQLGEEGADANWDLPEETSGEAFGEAQVFVQFFRGLPMQIRVKAGQKEERISLSDRFVQAVTRVASATLIKERKLSDYGVRYGELPDIAREVEQELEAAFPQERLEQIIQQAIAHGANNSEFVEERREWSDAELEQALQHEDWRTRYAALDRLEPTPERLPLIRQALHDDKMQLRRLGVVYLGDIRSPEAMELLAEALRDPSAAVRRTAGDTLSDIGDPVATGAMIEALSDSSKLVRWRAARFLYEVGTEEARDALEKAVDDPEFEVSLQAKMALERIESGEQAAGTVWQQMAKRNS is encoded by the coding sequence ATGAAGATCACATCTATCGAGCCGACTCCCAGTCCGAACACCATGATGCTGCATCTGGATGAACGACTGGAAGCAGGTATCCGCAGAACATATACACGGGACAATGAGCGTTCCGCCCCCCCATTCATCCGGCGCATGCTGGCCATTGAAGGGGTCAAAAGCGTGTTCCACACGACGGATTTTGTCGCCCTTGACCGCAAAGGCAATGCAGACTGGTCTACCATTCTGGGTCAAGTCCGGGATCAGCTGGGCGAGGAAGGCGCTGACGCCAATTGGGATTTGCCGGAAGAAACCTCCGGGGAAGCGTTTGGCGAAGCACAGGTCTTTGTGCAATTTTTCCGCGGCCTTCCGATGCAAATTCGGGTTAAGGCGGGACAGAAGGAGGAACGGATTTCCTTGTCCGACCGCTTTGTGCAAGCCGTTACGCGTGTAGCGAGTGCTACACTGATCAAGGAGCGCAAGCTCAGTGATTACGGCGTTCGTTATGGTGAGCTGCCGGATATTGCGCGCGAGGTCGAGCAGGAGCTGGAAGCCGCCTTTCCGCAGGAACGGCTGGAGCAGATTATCCAGCAGGCGATTGCCCACGGCGCGAACAACAGCGAATTCGTGGAGGAACGCCGCGAATGGAGCGATGCCGAGCTGGAGCAGGCCCTGCAGCACGAGGATTGGCGCACACGCTACGCTGCGCTGGATCGGCTGGAGCCGACACCCGAGCGCTTGCCGCTTATCCGGCAAGCGCTGCATGACGACAAAATGCAGCTGCGGCGGCTGGGTGTCGTCTATCTGGGCGATATCCGCTCACCGGAGGCGATGGAGCTGCTGGCCGAGGCGCTGCGCGATCCTTCCGCCGCGGTGCGCCGTACCGCAGGCGACACGCTGTCGGACATCGGTGATCCGGTCGCTACCGGTGCGATGATTGAAGCGCTGTCGGATAGCAGCAAGCTGGTTCGCTGGCGGGCGGCCCGTTTTTTATACGAGGTCGGGACCGAGGAGGCGCGTGACGCGCTGGAGAAGGCTGTCGATGACCCCGAATTCGAGGTCAGTCTGCAGGCTAAAATGGCGCTGGAGCGCATCGAGTCAGGCGAGCAGGCCGCAGGCACAGTCTGGCAGCAGATGGCCAAGCGCAATTCATGA
- a CDS encoding MBL fold metallo-hydrolase, which yields MPKVRFNNMDHVNTDKTIKQFRQWRQERRSKTKDYTFVVPNHPPELEFLHSNRDMTTATWVGHSTFFIQYLGLNIITDPVWAERMALDKRLAPPGIRIQDVPPLDIILLSHSHYDHLHIQSLRKLYRADTLMLVPSGLKSKMIRKGFRNCHELQWWEHFTVGGVRITFVPAQHWTRRTPFDTNTSHWGGYVLQSEQQVIGSATSVADPVSHADSDSADVPTLYFVGDTGYFRGFKEIGERFAIDLTFMPIGAYEPEWFMTSQHVTPEEALQGFVDCGADQMIPMHYGAFKLADDTPREALDRLEAERERLGIAKERIHVLGHGETLKIRRRCSTTI from the coding sequence ATGCCCAAAGTTCGTTTTAACAATATGGATCATGTCAATACGGATAAAACCATCAAGCAATTCAGACAATGGCGGCAGGAACGACGCAGCAAAACAAAGGATTATACGTTTGTTGTTCCGAACCATCCCCCGGAGCTGGAGTTTTTGCACAGTAATCGGGACATGACGACAGCAACCTGGGTAGGCCATTCCACCTTTTTCATCCAATACCTTGGGCTGAATATCATCACCGATCCGGTATGGGCCGAGCGTATGGCCTTGGACAAAAGGCTGGCTCCACCCGGCATTCGCATTCAGGATGTGCCGCCGCTGGACATCATTCTGCTGTCCCATTCGCATTATGATCACTTACATATACAATCACTGCGCAAATTATATCGTGCAGACACGCTTATGCTCGTACCTTCGGGACTAAAGTCGAAAATGATCCGCAAAGGCTTTCGCAATTGCCATGAGCTGCAATGGTGGGAGCATTTTACGGTAGGCGGGGTGCGGATTACATTTGTTCCGGCACAGCACTGGACACGGCGTACGCCGTTTGATACCAACACCTCACATTGGGGTGGGTACGTACTGCAAAGTGAGCAGCAGGTGATCGGCTCTGCCACGTCCGTGGCCGACCCGGTTTCTCATGCAGACTCAGATTCGGCGGATGTGCCAACGTTGTATTTTGTGGGAGACACCGGGTATTTTCGTGGTTTTAAGGAGATTGGCGAGCGTTTTGCCATTGACCTGACCTTTATGCCGATTGGCGCGTATGAACCGGAATGGTTCATGACCTCGCAGCACGTGACACCGGAGGAGGCTTTGCAGGGCTTTGTGGATTGCGGCGCAGATCAGATGATCCCGATGCATTATGGAGCCTTTAAGCTGGCGGATGATACGCCGAGAGAGGCGCTAGATCGTCTCGAAGCCGAGCGTGAGCGTTTGGGTATCGCGAAGGAACGTATCCATGTGTTGGGGCACGGAGAGACGCTGAAAATTAGGCGCCGGTGCTCGACAACCATCTGA
- a CDS encoding amino acid permease — protein sequence MQHKATPDATLRKSLKARHMTMIALGGSIGTGLFLASGGAVAEAGPGGALLAYAAVGLMVYFLMTSLGELATFMPESGSFNTYAGRFVDPAFGFAMGWNFWYNWAVTIAAELAAATVLIKYWFPESHSAWWSLLFLAVIFTLNALTVKGYGESEYWFAMIKIVTVVIFLAVGVLMIFGIMGGPAVGFANFTVGDAPFHGGFFAVLGVFMAAGFSFQGTELIGVAAGESENPRENVPRAIRQIFWRILFFYILAILVIGLIIPYTNPNLLRGDISDIGVSPFTLVFEKAGLAIAASVMNAVILTSVLSAGNSGMYAATRVLFALAREGKAPRFLGHVNRRGIPMNALLITTAVGMLAFLASLYGDGVVYNWLLNASGMCGFITWVGIAVSHYRFRRAFMAQGHSLSELPYTARWFPFGPLFAFALCIIVIIGQGADAFTGQEIDWKTMIATYMSVPLFLILWFGYKWIKRTKVVPLKECDLSSDASANK from the coding sequence GTGCAACACAAAGCAACACCTGACGCAACCTTGCGGAAAAGTCTCAAAGCCCGACATATGACGATGATCGCCCTCGGGGGTTCCATCGGAACAGGCCTGTTCCTCGCCAGCGGAGGCGCGGTTGCCGAAGCCGGACCCGGCGGAGCCCTGCTGGCCTATGCTGCAGTCGGACTCATGGTCTACTTCCTGATGACCAGCCTCGGTGAATTGGCTACATTCATGCCTGAATCCGGCTCTTTTAACACCTATGCAGGTCGCTTTGTTGATCCGGCTTTCGGTTTCGCCATGGGCTGGAACTTCTGGTATAACTGGGCGGTGACGATTGCCGCCGAACTGGCGGCAGCAACAGTGCTGATCAAATACTGGTTCCCGGAAAGTCACTCCGCCTGGTGGAGTCTGCTATTTTTGGCCGTCATCTTTACGCTGAACGCGTTGACCGTCAAAGGCTATGGCGAATCTGAATACTGGTTTGCCATGATTAAAATTGTGACTGTGGTCATCTTTTTGGCTGTGGGTGTGCTAATGATCTTCGGCATTATGGGTGGCCCGGCGGTTGGCTTCGCCAACTTCACGGTCGGAGACGCTCCGTTCCATGGCGGATTCTTCGCCGTATTGGGTGTATTCATGGCTGCAGGCTTTTCCTTTCAGGGAACAGAGCTGATCGGGGTAGCGGCTGGAGAAAGCGAAAATCCGCGTGAAAATGTGCCGCGGGCCATTCGCCAAATCTTTTGGCGCATCCTGTTCTTTTATATTCTGGCGATTCTCGTCATTGGATTGATTATTCCGTATACGAATCCGAACCTGCTGCGGGGAGATATCAGCGACATTGGAGTCAGTCCGTTTACGCTTGTGTTTGAAAAAGCCGGGCTTGCGATTGCCGCCTCTGTCATGAACGCCGTTATTTTGACCTCCGTATTGTCAGCAGGCAACTCGGGGATGTACGCAGCAACACGTGTGCTGTTTGCTCTGGCACGCGAAGGCAAAGCTCCCCGCTTCCTCGGACACGTCAATCGACGCGGCATTCCTATGAATGCCTTGCTGATCACGACTGCAGTCGGTATGCTGGCCTTTCTTGCCTCTCTGTACGGGGATGGTGTCGTCTACAACTGGCTGCTAAATGCCTCCGGAATGTGCGGGTTTATTACGTGGGTCGGTATTGCGGTCAGTCACTATCGTTTCCGTCGTGCCTTTATGGCACAGGGGCATAGTCTGAGTGAGCTGCCATACACAGCACGCTGGTTCCCGTTTGGGCCGTTGTTCGCCTTCGCGCTGTGTATCATCGTTATTATCGGGCAAGGTGCGGATGCCTTCACCGGACAGGAGATCGACTGGAAAACGATGATTGCTACGTACATGAGTGTGCCACTGTTCCTTATTCTGTGGTTTGGCTACAAATGGATCAAACGTACCAAGGTCGTTCCATTAAAAGAATGTGATTTGAGCTCAGATGCTTCTGCGAATAAATAA
- a CDS encoding transglutaminase domain-containing protein — protein sequence MNRKIGVRLVKCLVAGAALAVLLPQAVEWGNSVYAASVKPTSSVSSQQLQNKLLQAMDTRSETLTFTYQGRVNGLKQQLETAIQQAMESDPYVNYTIKSYAFSYTGTTTSAEVTIRLSYRETKEQTAYVNSTVQSVLGDIITKGMTDHEKVKAIHDWIVVRLKYDETQQKYTAYDGLKTGSTVCQGYSLLAYKMLERAGITNRIVEGRAGGQLHAWNLVLLDGHWYHMDTTWDDPTPDRGNEVSTSYYLLTDIEMRRDHSWVKPYPQANTSYRQTLSAMIAAGGPKAAVYQKLYNNLEYPLQDGKGLVKSSADIKEQVRTAINKGGATLTFGYQGTERSLKEDLQPLYQLGLKSISYQITNLGSTGNLRVTLKWT from the coding sequence ATGAACAGAAAAATCGGGGTTAGGCTTGTAAAATGTCTGGTTGCAGGTGCAGCGCTGGCTGTGTTGCTGCCGCAGGCTGTGGAGTGGGGCAACAGTGTATATGCGGCGTCGGTCAAGCCGACTTCATCCGTATCGTCGCAGCAGCTTCAGAATAAGCTTTTACAGGCCATGGATACACGGAGTGAAACGCTGACCTTTACATATCAAGGGCGGGTGAACGGTCTCAAGCAGCAGCTGGAGACGGCCATTCAACAGGCCATGGAGAGCGATCCGTATGTGAATTATACGATCAAAAGCTATGCATTCAGCTATACTGGCACTACCACGTCCGCTGAGGTCACGATTCGTTTGAGCTACCGTGAAACGAAGGAACAGACGGCCTACGTGAATAGCACCGTTCAATCCGTGCTGGGGGATATCATTACGAAGGGCATGACCGATCATGAGAAGGTGAAGGCCATTCATGACTGGATTGTGGTTCGTCTGAAATACGATGAAACACAACAAAAGTATACAGCCTACGATGGTCTGAAAACCGGGAGCACCGTCTGTCAGGGATATTCCTTGCTAGCCTACAAAATGCTGGAACGCGCAGGGATTACGAACCGGATTGTAGAAGGAAGAGCAGGGGGCCAGCTGCATGCATGGAATCTTGTTTTGCTGGATGGTCACTGGTATCACATGGATACGACCTGGGATGATCCAACCCCGGATCGCGGGAACGAGGTAAGCACTTCCTATTATCTGCTGACCGACATCGAAATGCGCCGGGACCACTCATGGGTTAAACCGTATCCTCAGGCGAACACATCGTACCGGCAAACCTTATCAGCAATGATCGCTGCGGGAGGACCGAAGGCCGCTGTGTATCAAAAGCTGTATAATAACCTGGAATACCCGCTCCAGGACGGCAAGGGTTTGGTTAAATCATCGGCCGACATCAAGGAGCAGGTTCGCACGGCTATAAATAAAGGCGGGGCGACGCTTACCTTCGGATATCAGGGGACAGAGCGAAGCCTCAAGGAAGATTTGCAGCCATTATATCAGCTCGGTTTGAAGTCCATCTCCTATCAGATTACGAATTTAGGCAGTACCGGGAATCTTCGTGTAACGTTGAAATGGACCTAA
- a CDS encoding MFS transporter has product MSKLRTNHTAIQKENAVLPYGWMIVTLCWSAVVVMSSLYVTVPLVPLFADVFGKTLAEAALPGSIFSLGFAMGCLIYGGLSDRFGRKQVIVSGLLALTIISLCLGLTSQYPVLVALRLLQGLAAATFSPVALAYAVDMFPTEKRVTAIGFISTGFLIAGIAGQVFSIVISEQMGWNMVFWMLGVLYAITFLIVLFFLPKAPSPQRGVRILAAFSQLGTVVRSYPLWLSYTVAFVLLMSFVSMYTVLGSYLGGPEFGLNSTQMLYVRSAGIIGMLLSPFAGKLAQKLGVHLILRAALALSILSLALTGMTHSLIAIVVLSVCFVSGIALSVPSLIAIVGQLGGSARAIAVSLYTFILFAGTSLAPMLSIRLMSNSGNQAATFMLLAAVLSVGFIASLLIRQKQNDSLKRSA; this is encoded by the coding sequence ATGAGTAAATTACGAACAAATCATACCGCTATACAGAAGGAAAACGCAGTTCTGCCTTATGGATGGATGATAGTCACCCTATGCTGGTCAGCGGTTGTAGTCATGTCCAGCCTATATGTAACGGTGCCTCTGGTTCCCCTCTTTGCCGATGTATTTGGAAAAACGCTTGCCGAAGCAGCCTTGCCGGGCAGTATCTTTTCCTTGGGCTTTGCGATGGGCTGCCTTATTTATGGGGGACTGTCTGACCGCTTTGGACGAAAGCAGGTCATCGTCTCCGGACTGCTCGCATTAACGATTATTTCGTTATGCCTCGGCTTAACCAGTCAGTATCCGGTATTAGTGGCACTACGCCTGCTACAGGGCTTGGCGGCGGCCACCTTTTCTCCCGTAGCTCTCGCTTACGCTGTAGATATGTTTCCGACCGAAAAGCGGGTAACGGCTATCGGCTTTATCAGCACCGGTTTTCTGATAGCAGGTATTGCCGGACAGGTATTTAGTATTGTCATCAGTGAACAAATGGGATGGAATATGGTCTTTTGGATGCTGGGGGTACTGTACGCCATAACCTTCCTGATCGTCCTTTTTTTCCTGCCTAAAGCTCCCTCGCCTCAACGAGGCGTCCGCATTTTAGCAGCCTTCAGTCAGTTGGGTACTGTTGTGCGCTCGTATCCTTTGTGGCTAAGCTACACGGTCGCTTTTGTGCTCCTGATGTCCTTTGTGAGCATGTATACTGTTTTGGGCAGCTATCTGGGCGGTCCCGAATTTGGCCTGAACAGCACGCAGATGCTTTATGTAAGATCCGCTGGCATCATCGGCATGCTTCTATCACCTTTTGCCGGAAAGCTAGCCCAAAAATTGGGTGTGCATCTTATATTACGAGCAGCCCTAGCTCTCTCCATTCTCAGCTTGGCGCTGACGGGAATGACGCATTCTCTTATTGCTATCGTCGTGTTGAGTGTATGTTTTGTAAGCGGCATTGCCTTGAGCGTTCCTTCACTCATTGCAATTGTCGGCCAGCTGGGAGGTTCAGCAAGAGCGATAGCGGTCTCACTTTACACCTTCATTCTGTTCGCAGGTACGAGCCTGGCACCTATGCTTTCTATTCGTTTGATGAGTAACAGCGGAAATCAGGCGGCTACATTTATGCTGCTGGCAGCTGTTCTGTCTGTGGGCTTTATCGCCTCCCTACTCATTCGTCAGAAGCAAAATGATTCATTGAAGCGGAGTGCATAA
- a CDS encoding cytochrome d ubiquinol oxidase subunit II, with protein MSYEIVGIAILWTFLFGYLIVASIDFGAGFFSFYSVLTGHQNKIHNIIQRYLSPVWEVTNVFLIFFVVGLNGFFPDAAYYYGTALLVPGSIAIVLLAIRGVYYAYNTYGHSGTNNIVYMALYGATGLLIPAALSTVLAISEGGIIVENSTGVHLQWGQLLSTPYTWAVIILALVSVLYISAMFLSFYAKRAGDKVAFEIVRGYALFWSAPTIMASLFAFFQINKQNPDHFANMLSMAWMFVASFVCFVGAVYLVWQRRYLGTSFILVMLQFAFAWYGYGRSHLPYVLYPYINVHASFTNSAMAYALITAFSAGLLVLIPSLILILRLFLFDAKYVRGQAGKKG; from the coding sequence GTGAGCTATGAAATTGTCGGTATCGCCATTTTGTGGACCTTCCTGTTCGGTTATTTGATTGTGGCTTCTATTGATTTTGGTGCAGGCTTTTTCAGCTTTTACAGTGTGTTGACAGGTCACCAGAACAAAATCCACAATATCATTCAACGCTATCTATCCCCGGTGTGGGAGGTAACGAATGTATTTCTCATCTTTTTCGTGGTGGGATTGAACGGGTTTTTCCCGGATGCGGCTTATTACTATGGGACGGCGTTACTCGTTCCCGGCAGTATTGCGATTGTGCTTCTCGCGATTCGGGGAGTGTATTATGCGTACAATACGTATGGGCATTCCGGTACCAATAATATCGTCTACATGGCGTTGTACGGTGCGACAGGGCTGCTGATTCCAGCGGCATTGTCCACGGTTCTCGCCATTTCGGAAGGCGGCATTATTGTGGAAAACAGCACAGGTGTTCATCTGCAATGGGGCCAGCTATTAAGCACCCCCTATACGTGGGCAGTTATTATTCTGGCGCTGGTGAGTGTGCTGTATATATCGGCGATGTTTTTGTCCTTCTATGCCAAAAGGGCGGGAGACAAGGTCGCTTTCGAAATTGTACGGGGATACGCACTGTTCTGGAGTGCTCCTACAATTATGGCGAGTCTGTTTGCATTTTTTCAGATTAACAAACAAAATCCGGACCATTTTGCCAATATGCTGAGTATGGCCTGGATGTTTGTTGCCTCCTTCGTATGTTTTGTGGGAGCTGTTTATCTGGTATGGCAACGGCGCTATTTGGGTACCTCATTCATCCTGGTGATGCTGCAATTTGCATTTGCCTGGTATGGTTATGGTCGCTCGCATCTTCCGTATGTTTTGTATCCCTACATTAATGTGCATGCCAGCTTTACGAACTCTGCGATGGCGTATGCATTGATTACGGCGTTTAGTGCGGGTCTGCTGGTGCTGATCCCTTCGCTGATTCTGATCTTGAGACTGTTCCTGTTCGATGCAAAATATGTGCGAGGACAAGCGGGGAAGAAAGGGTGA
- a CDS encoding MFS transporter → MHKRSFTYLLGTQTMSNAADILYIMALVSLVFHETDSIFSSVLVPLLRMGAQMISGFLAPLILARFQLPFILFVSQLGQLAFFAVLLGHLWLAGTEPIWVIVFTMVAAMSFLDGWTTPARNALIPRLASGEELMRANSFVSVSDQTVQLAGWGLSGVLVAMLGSEKTLLVAGGLYMIALMFTSLIRDPLEGKAHYLLQPATRVRSGEDLASEAVSESGQGHYDLPPVQLEEMLHGPESESPALPPKRKKEILREGWSLIGASRRLKALIFMDMIDLLGGSVWVGAFTLAFAQQVLHKSEAWWGYINAAYFAGAIGGGIVVLACVKHLQPRLLPAMLAGMAGYGLLTAWYALNTLPPLTLLIVLLMGLPAEMSVVSRRTMMQMSVSVHDLPKVLSAQATLTSLTFCISLLLMGWIADHLGIVNLYLFSSLLTLIAVIYGIFTRRALDMSLTAAVAAAPSSK, encoded by the coding sequence ATGCACAAGCGTTCCTTTACTTATCTGCTTGGCACCCAGACCATGTCAAATGCGGCCGATATTCTTTATATTATGGCACTTGTATCGCTCGTTTTTCATGAGACGGATTCGATCTTTTCCTCGGTGCTCGTTCCGTTGCTGCGGATGGGAGCACAGATGATTAGCGGCTTTTTGGCACCGCTGATTTTGGCCCGATTCCAGCTGCCTTTTATTTTATTCGTTTCCCAGCTTGGGCAACTGGCTTTCTTTGCTGTTCTGCTGGGCCACCTGTGGTTAGCGGGCACGGAGCCGATATGGGTGATCGTATTTACGATGGTAGCAGCCATGTCTTTTCTGGACGGCTGGACTACACCTGCACGTAATGCGTTGATTCCTCGTCTTGCCTCCGGCGAAGAGCTGATGCGGGCAAACAGTTTTGTATCCGTCAGCGATCAGACGGTACAACTAGCGGGCTGGGGGCTTAGTGGCGTGCTTGTAGCCATGCTGGGCTCTGAAAAGACACTGCTGGTGGCCGGCGGACTATATATGATAGCCCTGATGTTCACCAGCCTGATCCGAGATCCATTAGAGGGCAAGGCTCATTACTTGCTGCAGCCCGCAACACGGGTACGAAGTGGGGAGGATTTAGCGTCCGAGGCTGTATCTGAGTCGGGGCAAGGACATTATGACCTGCCTCCCGTACAGCTGGAAGAAATGCTTCATGGCCCGGAGTCGGAAAGCCCGGCGTTACCTCCAAAGCGTAAAAAAGAAATATTGCGTGAAGGCTGGAGCCTTATCGGAGCCAGTCGAAGGCTCAAAGCTCTTATTTTCATGGATATGATTGACTTGCTGGGGGGATCCGTGTGGGTCGGCGCGTTCACGCTTGCTTTCGCTCAGCAGGTTCTGCACAAGAGCGAGGCATGGTGGGGATACATTAATGCAGCGTATTTTGCGGGCGCGATCGGTGGAGGCATCGTTGTCCTCGCCTGCGTCAAGCATTTGCAGCCCAGACTGCTGCCCGCCATGCTGGCGGGGATGGCAGGCTACGGCCTGCTGACAGCCTGGTATGCGCTGAACACATTACCGCCGCTGACGCTGCTTATCGTGTTGTTGATGGGATTGCCTGCGGAAATGTCGGTCGTATCCCGCCGCACGATGATGCAAATGAGCGTGTCTGTGCATGATTTGCCTAAGGTACTGTCGGCCCAGGCCACATTGACCAGTCTGACCTTTTGCATTTCGCTGCTCTTAATGGGCTGGATTGCAGATCATCTGGGCATCGTTAATTTGTACTTGTTTTCCTCATTATTGACACTGATCGCTGTAATTTATGGCATCTTCACTCGACGTGCCTTAGATATGTCTTTAACAGCTGCAGTAGCCGCAGCTCCTTCCTCCAAATAA